The following proteins are encoded in a genomic region of Oncorhynchus keta strain PuntledgeMale-10-30-2019 chromosome 35, Oket_V2, whole genome shotgun sequence:
- the LOC127915810 gene encoding mucin-2-like isoform X38, protein MCCSSRSLQTLLHPGHSRPYSIQVTPDPTPARSLQTLLQPGHSRPYSIQVTPDPAPSRSLQTLLHPGHSRPYSIQVTPNPTPDPTPARSLQTLLRPGHSRPYSGQVTPDPTPARSLQTLLRPGHSRPYSGQVTPDPTPARSLQTLLQPGHSRPYSSQVTPDPTPARSLQTLLQPGHSRPYSIQVTPDPTPSRSLQTLLHPGHSRPYSSQVTPDPTPSRSLQTLLQTLLQPGHSKPYSRPYSSQVTPNPTPDPTPARSLQTLLQPGHSSQVTPDPTPSRSLQTLLQTLLQPGHSSQVTLDPTLARSLQTLLQPGHSRPYSIQVTPDPRLYVLFIQVTPDPTPSRSHQTLLHPGHSKPYSRPYSSQVTPDPTPARSLQTLLQPGHSRPYSSQVTPDPNPARSLQTLLHPGHSRPYSIQVTPDPTPARSLQPGHSRPYSIQVTPNPTPDPTPARSLQTLLQTLLQPGHSKPYSRPYSSQVTPDPTPARSLQPGHSRPYSIQVTPNPTPDPTPARSLQTLLQTLLQPGHSKPYSRPYSSQVTPDPTPARSLQPGHSRPYSSQVTPARSLQTLLQPGHSSQVTPDPTPSRSLQTLLQTLLQPGHSKPYSRPYSSQVTPNPTPDPTPARSLQTLLQPGHSRPYSIQVTPDPTPSRSLQTLLHPGHSRPYSIQVTPNPTPDPTPARSLQPGHSRSYSSQVTPDPTPARSLQTLLRQGHSRPYSIQVTPDPTPSRSLQTLLQTLLRPGRSRPYSGQVAPDPTPARSLQTLLRPGRSRPYSGQVAPDPTPARSLQTLLRPGRSRPHSGQVTPDPTPARSLQTPLRPGHSRPHSGQVTPDPTPARSLQTLLRPGHSRPYSIQVTPDPTPSRSLQTLLHPGHSKPYSRPYSGQVTPSRSLQTLLHPGHSRPYSIQVTPNPTPDPTPARSLQPGHSRPYSSQVTPDPTPSRSLQTLLHPGHSRSKVICVAHPGHSRPYSIQVTPDPTPSRSLQTLLHPGHSKPYSRPYSGQVTPARSLQILL, encoded by the exons ATGTGTTGTTcatccaggtcactccagaccctactccatccaggtcactccagaccctactccatccaggtcactccagaccctactccagccaggtcactccagaccctactccagccaggtcactccagaccctactccatccaggtcactccagaccctgctccatccaggtcactccagaccctactccatccaggtcactccagaccctactccatccaggtcactccaaaccctactccagaccctactccggccaggtcactccagaccctactccggccaggtcactccagaccctactccggccaggtcactccagaccctactccggccaggtcactccagaccctactccggccaggtcactccagaccctactccggccaggtcactccagaccctactccggccaggtcactccagaccctactccagccaggtcactccagaccctactccagccaggtcactccagaccctactccagccaggtcactccagaccctactccagccaggtcactccagaccctactccatccaggtcactccagaccctactccatccaggtcactccagaccctactccatccaggtcactccagaccctactccagccaggtcactccagaccctactccatccag GTCACTCCAAACcctactccagaccctactccagccaggtcactccaaaccctactccagaccctactccagccaggtcactccaaaccctactccagaccctactccagccaggtcactccagaccctactccagccaggtcactccagccaggtcactccagaccctactccatccAG gtcactccaaaccctactccagaccctactccagccaggtcactccagccAGGTCACTCTAGACCCTACTctagccaggtcactccagaccctactccagccaggtcactccagaccctactccatccaggtcactccagaTCCAAGGTTATATGTGTTGTTcatccaggtcactccagaccctactccatccaggtcacaccagaccctactccatccaggtcactccaaaccctactccagaccctactccagtcaggtcactccagaccctactccagccaggtcactccagaccctactccagccaggtcactccagaccctactccagccaggtcactccagaccctaatccagccaggtcactccagaccctactccatccaggtcactccagaccctactccatccaggtcactccagaccctactccggccaggtcactccagccaggtcactccagaccctactccatccaggtcactccaaaccctactccagaccctactccagccaggtcactccaaaccctactccagaccctactccagccaggtcactccaaaccctactccagaccctactccagccaggtcactccagaccctactccagccaggtcactccagccaggtcactccagaccctactccatccaggtcactccaaaccctactccagaccctactccagccag gtcactccaaaccctactccagaccctactccagccaggtcactccaaaccctactccagaccctactccagccaggtcactccagaccctactccagccaggtcactccagccaggtcactccagaccctactccagccaggtcactccagccaggtcactccagaccctactccagccag gtcactccagccaggtcactccagaccctactccatccaggtcactccaaaccctactccagaccctactccagccaggtcactccaaaccctactccagaccctactccagccag gtcactccaaaccctactccagaccctactccagccaggtcactccagaccctactccagccaggtcactccagaccctactccatccaggtcactccagaccctactccatccaggtcactccagaccctactccatccaggtcactccagaccctactccatccAG GTCACTCCAAACcctactccagaccctactccggccaggtcactccagccaggtcactccagatcctactccagccaggtcactccagaccctactccagccaggtcactccagaccctactccggcaaggtcactccagaccctactccatccaggtcactccagaccctactccatccaggtcactccaaaccctactccagaccctactccggcCAGGTCGctccagaccctactccggcCAGGTCGctccagaccctactccggcCAGGTCGctccagaccctactccggcCAGGTCGctccagaccctactccggcCAGGTCGctccagaccctactccggcCAGGTCGctccagaccctactccggcCAGGTCGCTCCAGACCCCACTCcggccaggtcactccagaccccactccggccaggtcactccagaccccactccggccaggtcactccagaccccactccggccaggtcactccagaccccactccggccaggtcactccagaccctactccggccaggtcactccagaccctactccatccaggtcactccagaccctactccatccaggtcactccaaaccctactccatccaggtcactccaaaccctactccagaccctactccggcCAGGTCACTccatccaggtcactccagaccctactccatccaggtcactccagaccctactccatccaggtcactccaaaccctactccagaccctactccggccaggtcactccagccag gtcactccagaccctactctagccaggtcactccagaccctactccatccaggtcactccagaccctactccatccaggtcactccagaTCCAAGGTTATATGTGTTGCTcatccaggtcactccagaccctactccatccaggtcactccagaccctactccatccaggtcactccagaccctactccatccaggtcactccaaaccctactccagaccctactccggccaggtcactccagccaggtcactccagatcCTACTctag
- the LOC127915810 gene encoding mucin-2-like isoform X48, whose protein sequence is MCCSSRSLQTLLHPGHSRPYSIQVTPDPTPARSLQTLLQPGHSRPYSIQVTPDPAPSRSLQTLLHPGHSRPYSIQVTPNPTPDPTPARSLQTLLRPGHSRPYSGQVTPDPTPARSLQTLLRPGHSRPYSGQVTPDPTPARSLQTLLQPGHSRPYSSQVTPDPTPARSLQTLLQPGHSRPYSIQVTPDPTPSRSLQTLLHPGHSRPYSSQVTPDPTPSRSLQTLLQTLLQPGHSKPYSRPYSSQVTPNPTPDPTPARSLQTLLQPGHSSQVTPDPTPSRSLQTLLQTLLQPGHSSQVTLDPTLARSLQTLLQPGHSRPYSIQVTPDPRLYVLFIQVTPDPTPSRSHQTLLHPGHSKPYSRPYSSQVTPDPTPARSLQTLLQPGHSRPYSSQVTPDPNPARSLQTLLHPGHSRPYSIQVTPDPTPARSLQPGHSRPYSIQVTPNPTPDPTPARSLQTLLQTLLQPGHSKPYSRPYSSQVTPDPTPARSLQPGHSRPYSIQVTPNPTPDPTPARSLQTLLQTLLQPGHSKPYSRPYSSQVTPDPTPARSLQPGHSRPYSIQVTPNPTPDPTPARSLQTLLQPGHSRPYSIQVTPDPTPSRSLQTLLHPGHSRPYSIQVTPNPTPDPTPARSLQPGHSRSYSSQVTPDPTPARSLQTLLRQGHSRPYSIQVTPDPTPSRSLQTLLQTLLRPGRSRPYSGQVAPDPTPARSLQTLLRPGRSRPYSGQVAPDPTPARSLQTLLRPGRSRPHSGQVTPDPTPARSLQTPLRPGHSRPHSGQVTPDPTPARSLQTLLRPGHSRPYSIQVTPDPTPSRSLQTLLHPGHSKPYSRPYSGQVTPSRSLQTLLHPGHSRPYSIQVTPNPTPDPTPARSLQPGHSRPYSSQVTPDPTPSRSLQTLLHPGHSRSKVICVAHPGHSRPYSIQVTPDPTPSRSLQTLLHPGHSKPYSRPYSGQVTPARSLQILL, encoded by the exons ATGTGTTGTTcatccaggtcactccagaccctactccatccaggtcactccagaccctactccatccaggtcactccagaccctactccagccaggtcactccagaccctactccagccaggtcactccagaccctactccatccaggtcactccagaccctgctccatccaggtcactccagaccctactccatccaggtcactccagaccctactccatccaggtcactccaaaccctactccagaccctactccggccaggtcactccagaccctactccggccaggtcactccagaccctactccggccaggtcactccagaccctactccggccaggtcactccagaccctactccggccaggtcactccagaccctactccggccaggtcactccagaccctactccggccaggtcactccagaccctactccagccaggtcactccagaccctactccagccaggtcactccagaccctactccagccaggtcactccagaccctactccagccaggtcactccagaccctactccatccaggtcactccagaccctactccatccaggtcactccagaccctactccatccaggtcactccagaccctactccagccaggtcactccagaccctactccatccag GTCACTCCAAACcctactccagaccctactccagccaggtcactccaaaccctactccagaccctactccagccaggtcactccaaaccctactccagaccctactccagccaggtcactccagaccctactccagccaggtcactccagccaggtcactccagaccctactccatccAG gtcactccaaaccctactccagaccctactccagccaggtcactccagccAGGTCACTCTAGACCCTACTctagccaggtcactccagaccctactccagccaggtcactccagaccctactccatccaggtcactccagaTCCAAGGTTATATGTGTTGTTcatccaggtcactccagaccctactccatccaggtcacaccagaccctactccatccaggtcactccaaaccctactccagaccctactccagtcaggtcactccagaccctactccagccaggtcactccagaccctactccagccaggtcactccagaccctactccagccaggtcactccagaccctaatccagccaggtcactccagaccctactccatccaggtcactccagaccctactccatccaggtcactccagaccctactccggccaggtcactccagccaggtcactccagaccctactccatccaggtcactccaaaccctactccagaccctactccagccaggtcactccaaaccctactccagaccctactccagccaggtcactccaaaccctactccagaccctactccagccaggtcactccagaccctactccagccaggtcactccagccaggtcactccagaccctactccatccaggtcactccaaaccctactccagaccctactccagccag gtcactccaaaccctactccagaccctactccagccaggtcactccaaaccctactccagaccctactccagccaggtcactccagaccctactccagccaggtcactccagccag gtcactccagaccctactccatccaggtcactccaaaccctactccagaccctactccagccaggtcactccagaccctactccagccaggtcactccagaccctactccatccaggtcactccagaccctactccatccaggtcactccagaccctactccatccaggtcactccagaccctactccatccAG GTCACTCCAAACcctactccagaccctactccggccaggtcactccagccaggtcactccagatcctactccagccaggtcactccagaccctactccagccaggtcactccagaccctactccggcaaggtcactccagaccctactccatccaggtcactccagaccctactccatccaggtcactccaaaccctactccagaccctactccggcCAGGTCGctccagaccctactccggcCAGGTCGctccagaccctactccggcCAGGTCGctccagaccctactccggcCAGGTCGctccagaccctactccggcCAGGTCGctccagaccctactccggcCAGGTCGctccagaccctactccggcCAGGTCGCTCCAGACCCCACTCcggccaggtcactccagaccccactccggccaggtcactccagaccccactccggccaggtcactccagaccccactccggccaggtcactccagaccccactccggccaggtcactccagaccctactccggccaggtcactccagaccctactccatccaggtcactccagaccctactccatccaggtcactccaaaccctactccatccaggtcactccaaaccctactccagaccctactccggcCAGGTCACTccatccaggtcactccagaccctactccatccaggtcactccagaccctactccatccaggtcactccaaaccctactccagaccctactccggccaggtcactccagccag gtcactccagaccctactctagccaggtcactccagaccctactccatccaggtcactccagaccctactccatccaggtcactccagaTCCAAGGTTATATGTGTTGCTcatccaggtcactccagaccctactccatccaggtcactccagaccctactccatccaggtcactccagaccctactccatccaggtcactccaaaccctactccagaccctactccggccaggtcactccagccaggtcactccagatcCTACTctag
- the LOC127915810 gene encoding mucin-2-like isoform X20 produces MCCSSRSLQTLLHPGHSRPYSIQVTPDPTPARSLQTLLQPGHSRPYSIQVTPDPAPSRSLQTLLHPGHSRPYSIQVTPNPTPDPTPARSLQTLLRPGHSRPYSGQVTPDPTPARSLQTLLRPGHSRPYSGQVTPDPTPARSLQTLLQPGHSRPYSSQVTPDPTPARSLQTLLQPGHSRPYSIQVTPDPTPSRSLQTLLHPGHSRPYSSQVTPDPTPSRSLQTLLQTLLQPGHSKPYSRPYSSQVTPNPTPDPTPARSLQTLLQPGHSSQVTPDPTPSRSLQTLLQTLLQPGHSSQVTLDPTLARSLQTLLQPGHSRPYSIQVTPDPRLYVLFIQVTPDPTPSRSHQTLLHPGHSKPYSRPYSSQVTPDPTPARSLQTLLQPGHSRPYSSQVTPDPNPARSLQTLLHPGHSRPYSIQVTPDPTPARSLQPGHSRPYSIQVTPNPTPDPTPARSLQTLLQTLLQPGHSKPYSRPYSSQVTPDPTPARSLQPGHSRPYSIQVTPNPTPDPTPARSLQTLLQTLLQPGHSKPYSRPYSSQVTPDPTPARSLQPGHSRPYSSQVTPARSLQTLLQPGHSSQVTPDPTPSRSLQTLLQTLLQPGHSKPYSRPYSSQVTPDPTPDPTPARSLQTLLQPGHSRPYSIQVTPDPTPSRSLQTLLHPGHSRPYSIQVTPDPTPSRSLQTLLQTLLRPGHSSQVTPDPTLARSLQTLLQPGHSRPYSIQVTPDPRLYVLFIQVTPDPTPSRSLQTLLHPGHSKPYSRPYSSQVTPDPTPARSLQTLLHPGHSRPYSIQVTPDPTPSRSLQTLLHPGHSKPYSRPYSGQVTPARSLQILLQPGHSRPYSSQVTPDPTPARSLQTLLHPGHSRPYSIQVTPNPTPDPTPARSLQTLLRPGRSRPYSGQVAPDPTPARSLQTLLRPGRSRPYSGQVAPDPTPARSLQTPLRPGHSRPHSGQVTPDPTPARSLQTPLRPGHSRPHSGQVTPDPTPARSLQTLLHPGHSRPYSIQVTPNPTPSRSLQTLLQTLLRPGHSIQVTPDPTPSRSLQTLLHPGHSKPYSRPYSGQVTPARSLQTLL; encoded by the exons ATGTGTTGTTcatccaggtcactccagaccctactccatccaggtcactccagaccctactccatccaggtcactccagaccctactccagccaggtcactccagaccctactccagccaggtcactccagaccctactccatccaggtcactccagaccctgctccatccaggtcactccagaccctactccatccaggtcactccagaccctactccatccaggtcactccaaaccctactccagaccctactccggccaggtcactccagaccctactccggccaggtcactccagaccctactccggccaggtcactccagaccctactccggccaggtcactccagaccctactccggccaggtcactccagaccctactccggccaggtcactccagaccctactccggccaggtcactccagaccctactccagccaggtcactccagaccctactccagccaggtcactccagaccctactccagccaggtcactccagaccctactccagccaggtcactccagaccctactccatccaggtcactccagaccctactccatccaggtcactccagaccctactccatccaggtcactccagaccctactccagccaggtcactccagaccctactccatccag GTCACTCCAAACcctactccagaccctactccagccaggtcactccaaaccctactccagaccctactccagccaggtcactccaaaccctactccagaccctactccagccaggtcactccagaccctactccagccaggtcactccagccaggtcactccagaccctactccatccAG gtcactccaaaccctactccagaccctactccagccaggtcactccagccAGGTCACTCTAGACCCTACTctagccaggtcactccagaccctactccagccaggtcactccagaccctactccatccaggtcactccagaTCCAAGGTTATATGTGTTGTTcatccaggtcactccagaccctactccatccaggtcacaccagaccctactccatccaggtcactccaaaccctactccagaccctactccagtcaggtcactccagaccctactccagccaggtcactccagaccctactccagccaggtcactccagaccctactccagccaggtcactccagaccctaatccagccaggtcactccagaccctactccatccaggtcactccagaccctactccatccaggtcactccagaccctactccggccaggtcactccagccaggtcactccagaccctactccatccaggtcactccaaaccctactccagaccctactccagccaggtcactccaaaccctactccagaccctactccagccaggtcactccaaaccctactccagaccctactccagccaggtcactccagaccctactccagccaggtcactccagccaggtcactccagaccctactccatccaggtcactccaaaccctactccagaccctactccagccag gtcactccaaaccctactccagaccctactccagccaggtcactccaaaccctactccagaccctactccagccaggtcactccagaccctactccagccaggtcactccagccaggtcactccagaccctactccagccaggtcactccagccaggtcactccagaccctactccagccag gtcactccagccaggtcactccagaccctactccatccaggtcactccaaaccctactccagaccctactccagccaggtcactccaaaccctactccagaccctactccagccaggtcactccagaccctactccagaccctactccagccaggtcactccagaccctactccagccaggtcactccagaccctactccatccaggtcactccagaccctactccatccaggtcactccagaccctactccatccaggtcactccagaccctactccatccaggtcactccagaccctactccatccaggtcactccaaaccctactccagaccctactccggccaggtcactccagccaggtcactccagaccctactctagccaggtcactccagaccctactccagccaggtcactccagaccctactccatccaggtcactccagaTCCAAGGTTATATGTGTTGTTcatccaggtcactccagaccctactccatccaggtcactccagaccctactccatccaggtcactccaaaccctactccagaccctactccagccaggtcactccagaccctactccagccaggtcactccagaccctactccatccaggtcactccagaccctactccatccaggtcactccagaccctactccatccaggtcactccagaccctactccatccAG GTCACTCCAAACcctactccagaccctactccggccaggtcactccagccaggtcactccagatcctactccagccaggtcactccagaccctactccagccaggtcactccagaccctactccggcaaggtcactccagaccctactccatccaggtcactccagaccctactccatccaggtcactccaaaccctactccagaccctactccggcCAGGTCGctccagaccctactccggcCAGGTCGctccagaccctactccggcCAGGTCGctccagaccctactccggcCAGGTCGctccagaccctactccggcCAGGTCGctccagaccctactccggcCAGGTCGctccagaccctactccggcCAGGTCGCTCCAGACCCCACTCcggccaggtcactccagaccccactccggccaggtcactccagaccccactccggccaggtcactccagaccccactccggccaggtcactccagaccccactccggccaggtcactccagaccctactccggccaggtcactccagaccctactccatccaggtcactccagaccctactccatccaggtcactccaaaccctactccatccaggtcactccaaaccctactccagaccctactccggcCAGGTCACTccatccaggtcactccagaccctactccatccaggtcactccagaccctactccatccaggtcactccaaaccctactccagaccctactccggccaggtcactccagccag gtcactccagaccctactctag